A region of Nostoc sp. 'Peltigera membranacea cyanobiont' N6 DNA encodes the following proteins:
- a CDS encoding acyl carrier protein, with amino-acid sequence MPAERYTEQDVEEILKNQISKEFMYDKPEVILDNGSLLIEEEIIDSLGIFVLISFIEEQFHIKINPDEVLLDNFENIDTIKSLVMSKLGSIEA; translated from the coding sequence ATGCCAGCAGAACGCTATACAGAACAAGATGTGGAAGAAATCCTCAAAAACCAGATAAGCAAAGAATTTATGTACGATAAGCCAGAAGTAATTTTAGATAATGGGTCACTTCTAATTGAGGAAGAAATCATTGATTCTCTAGGAATTTTTGTATTGATTAGTTTTATAGAAGAACAGTTTCATATTAAAATCAATCCAGATGAGGTATTGTTAGATAATTTTGAGAATATCGATACTATTAAATCCTTAGTGATGTCCAAACTTGGAAGTATTGAAGCATGA
- a CDS encoding NAD(P)/FAD-dependent oxidoreductase, translating into MNIPQQCDVVIIGGGPAGSTAATFLSQKGYDVVLLERHKHPRHHIGENTIPQFWKYTDLAQVSDKIAAEGFIQKAGGTTFWNGRIRQVDFKDFGYSRQALHVERDRFDLILLENAREKGVQIFEEVSVLSVDLQDGQQEQSLTYRLLKDKSLGKITCRFIVDASGQNAVIAKQMGIRTIDKDFRFMSLWGYFKNSKYIGLNGKAHSVENLRTILPTTFICSFAETGNWGWSWHIPLRESTSVGLILPLEFMKTVQLNGGSWESYFRQKCCEIPILEDLLANAQFCEGSFAKIQDYSYRSTQLAGPGFFLIGDAAGFIDPIFSIGIVLGMYSAYTATWAIDRSFKNPSSLVHNQALFSSQLQGRLEVARSLALPHYQSGDRACDLAKTTIQMERALEQELMATWSTMTTRPENFQAIASSLKGREINSNKFRVIEEMI; encoded by the coding sequence ATGAACATCCCCCAGCAGTGTGATGTAGTGATAATTGGCGGCGGGCCAGCAGGTTCGACAGCTGCCACATTTTTAAGCCAGAAGGGATACGATGTAGTTTTGCTGGAGCGGCACAAGCACCCGCGCCATCATATAGGAGAAAATACGATTCCTCAATTTTGGAAGTATACTGATTTAGCTCAAGTAAGCGACAAAATTGCTGCTGAAGGATTTATTCAAAAAGCGGGGGGTACAACCTTTTGGAATGGTCGAATTCGACAAGTTGATTTTAAGGATTTCGGTTACTCACGCCAAGCACTGCACGTTGAAAGAGACCGATTTGATTTAATATTACTGGAAAATGCTAGAGAGAAGGGAGTACAAATTTTTGAAGAAGTGTCGGTTTTGTCAGTTGATTTACAAGATGGGCAACAAGAGCAAAGCCTCACCTACCGTCTACTCAAAGACAAAAGTTTAGGTAAGATAACCTGTCGCTTTATTGTTGATGCAAGCGGTCAAAATGCTGTGATAGCGAAACAAATGGGCATCCGCACTATCGACAAAGATTTTCGGTTTATGAGTTTATGGGGATACTTTAAGAACTCCAAGTATATTGGTTTGAATGGCAAAGCTCATTCAGTGGAAAATTTGCGAACAATTTTACCAACTACATTTATTTGTTCTTTTGCTGAGACGGGAAATTGGGGATGGTCTTGGCATATCCCTCTGAGGGAAAGTACCAGTGTCGGCTTAATTCTTCCTCTGGAATTTATGAAAACCGTTCAATTGAACGGTGGTTCTTGGGAGTCTTATTTTCGACAAAAATGTTGTGAAATACCGATTCTAGAAGACCTGTTAGCAAATGCCCAATTCTGCGAAGGCAGTTTTGCTAAAATTCAGGATTATTCCTATCGCTCGACTCAGTTAGCGGGGCCGGGATTTTTCCTGATTGGTGATGCTGCTGGATTTATAGATCCGATTTTCTCGATCGGCATTGTTTTAGGAATGTATTCTGCTTACACTGCGACTTGGGCGATTGACCGCAGTTTTAAAAATCCTAGTTCTTTGGTTCATAATCAAGCACTGTTTAGCAGCCAGCTTCAAGGAAGGTTAGAAGTGGCTCGTTCTTTAGCACTTCCACACTATCAGTCAGGCGATCGCGCCTGCGATCTGGCAAAAACCACTATTCAAATGGAAAGGGCTTTAGAACAAGAATTGATGGCAACCTGGTCTACAATGACCACCAGACCTGAGAACTTTCAGGCGATCGCCTCCAGCCTGAAAGGAAGAGAAATTAATTCTAATAAATTCAGGGTTATTGAAGAGATGATCTGA